One genomic region from Rosa rugosa chromosome 1, drRosRugo1.1, whole genome shotgun sequence encodes:
- the LOC133709037 gene encoding uncharacterized protein LOC133709037, whose translation MLSSLVHAPPLAFLSASLPRLFSTHNATRAAMAAATSARIVVVGDVHDQWYLEDDTKALRFLQPDLVLFTGDFGEENIELVRSVANLEFAKAVILGNHDAWHTKKFSGKTKDGVQLQLDCLGEEHVAYRCLDFATVKLSIVGGRPFSSGGNQLFRLKLLSARYGVQDMDGSAKRICNAALGALEDHMVIILAHNGPTGLGSNLDDICGKDWDFGGGDHGDADLAQALSLLKESGKTCVPLVVFGHMHKQLAGGNGLRKMIVVGADNTIYLNAAIVPRVKRLNDEQGTSNKSFMNNEPSLSTPESCGTIRAFTLVEILDGGVDKIVETWVSVVGDRTKLEEEHILFRSGS comes from the exons ATGCTAAGCTCATTAGTACACGCGCCACCACTCGCTTTTCTCTCCGCCTCGCTTCCCCGCCTTTTCTCCACGCACAACGCCACGCGCGCCGCCATGGCCGCCGCCACCTCAGCTCGAATCGTAGTCGTCGGCGACGTC CATGATCAGTGGTATCTAGAAGACGACACGAAAGCTCTTCGATTTCTGCAG CCGGATTTGGTTCTTTTTACAG GTGATTTTGGTGAAGAGAACATTGAACTTGTTCGCAGCGTTGCAAATCTTGAATTTGCTAAAGCAGTTATTTTGGGAAACCATGATGCCTGGCATACAAAAAAGTTTTCAGGAAA GACAAAAGACGGCGTTCAACTTCAGCTAGACTG TCTAGGCGAGGAGCATGTAGCTTATAGATGTTTGGACTTTGCTACGGTAAAACTGAGCATTGTTGGTGGACGACCTTTTTCTAGTGGGGGAAACCAGTTATTTCGATTAAAGCTTCTGTCTGCAAG GTATGGAGTCCAAGACATGGATGGAAGTGCTAAGAGAATCTGCAATGCAGCTTTGGGTGCTCTAGAGGACCATATGGTCATTATTCTTGCACACAATGGACCCACAG GTCTTGGTTCTAACTTGGATGACATATGTGGAAAAGACTGGGACtttggaggtggagatcatggtGATGCAG ATCTAGCACAAGCCCTGTCCCTCCTAAAAGAGTCCGGCAAAACCTGTGTTCCATTGGTAGTGTTTGGTCACATGCATAAACAGCTAGCAGGTGGAAATGGTCTTCGGAAAATGATCGTGGTTGGAGCTGACAATACTATATACCTGAATGCGGCCATTGTTCCTAGAGTCAAGAGACTAAATGATGAACAAGGAACTAGCAATAAAAGCTTCATGAATAATGAACCCAGTCTTTCAACGCCGGAGTCCTGTGGCACCATTCGAGCCTTCACTTTAGTGGAGATTTTGGACGGAGGAGTAGATAAGATTGTTGAAACTTGGGTTTCTGTTGTGGGTGATAGGACCAAATTGGAAGAGGAGCACATATTATTCAGAAGTGGCAGTTAG
- the LOC133727203 gene encoding class V chitinase-like: protein MSSKTRTLSFLFSALLFLTHLNVSTAQTTVVKAAYWFPYSGKEVSAINSTLFTHLFCAFADLNLTTYQVTISSEVSPQFSSFTQTVQQKNPNVKTLLSIGGGNSSPSTFAAMASQATRRKAFIDSSIKLARNYSFYGLDLDWEYPSSATEMTHFGSLLTEWRSAVANESCTSGKTALLLTAAVFRNASYYRINYPFKAISSSLDWINLMTYDYYGPSFFEGKTNTYPPAALYNGGSTILVNGDSGIVTWINNARISTKKIVIGLPFYGRAWKLLNPNNHGYFAPANGSAIGADGNQLYNQIRVLISRGFQTVYNATVVGNYCYNGTTWIGYDDTQSIRAKVSYAKGKSLLGYIAWHTGADTNTWTLAQTAFSTWG from the exons ATGTCTTCCAAAACTAGAACCCTTTCATTTCTCTTCTCTGCCCTCCTCTTCCTTACCCACCTCAATGTCTCCACCGCCCAAACCACTGTCGTTAAAGCCGCCTACTGGTTTCCGTACAGCGGCAAAGAAGTCTCGGCCATAAACTCCACCCTCTTCACCCACCTCTTCTGCGCATTCGCCGATCTCAACCTCACAACTTACCAAGTCACCATTTCCTCCGAAGTCTCACCCCAGTTCTCAAGTTTCACACAAACAGTCCAACAGAAAAACCCTAATGTCAAAACCCTCCTCTCCATTGGCGGAGGAAACTCCAGCCCTTCCACCTTCGCCGCCATGGCCAGCCAGGCCACCCGTCGCAAAGCATTCATAGACTCATCCATCAAATTGGCGAGGAACTACTCCTTCTACGGCCTTGACCTAGATTGGGAGTACCCTTCCTCCGCCACGGAGATGACCCACTTCGGAAGCCTCCTCACCGAATGGCGGTCCGCGGTGGCCAACGAGTCATGCACTTCCGGCAAGACGGCATTGCTGTTGACCGCTGCAGTCTTCCGCAATGCATCTTATTACCGCATAAACTATCCGTTCAAGGCTATTTCGAGCAGCCTGGACTGGATCAACCTCATGACGTATGACTACTACGGCCCTAGTTTCTTCGAAGGCAAAACCAACACTTACCCGCCAGCTGCATTATACAACGGTGGATCCACCATTCTCGTCAACGGGGACTCCGGAATCGTGACGTGGATCAACAACGCCAGAATCTCAACCAAGAAGATAGTTATTGGTCTTCCCTTTTACGGGCGCGCTTGGAAATTGTTAAACCCTAACAACCATGGATATTTCGCTCCGGCTAATGGCTCGGCTATCGGGGCTGATGGAAACCAGCTCTACAACCAGATTAGGGTTTTGATCAGCCGCGGGTTTCAGACGGTGTACAATGCCACGGTGGTTGGTAACTACTGTTACAATGGGACGACTTGGATTGGTTACGATGATACGCAGAGTATTAGGGCCAAGGTTTCGTATGCTAAAGGAAAGTCACTTCTTGGTTACATTGCTTGGCATACTGGTGCTGACACAAATACTTGGACTCTTGCTCAAACAG CTTTCAGTACATGGGGATGA
- the LOC133709024 gene encoding uncharacterized protein LOC133709024, producing MGNVTSGVAAKFAFFPPDPPTYDVSKDEGGKLVFSGVSGDKNMDVHLVETKGGNKVVATFWKHPFARFTILYSHGNAADLGQMHELFIELRAHLRVNIMSYDYSGYGASSGKPSEFNTYHDIEAVYNCLKSEYGVKQEDLILYGQSVGSGPTLHMASRLKRLRAVVLHSAILSGIRVLYNIKVTFWFDIFKNIDKIRHVTCPVLVIHGTEDDIVDLSHGKRLWELAKEKYDPLWVKGGGHCNLETYPEYIKHLRKFINAMEKLSLSNQTKKELTSTPSIELKHNKCLRFGKK from the exons ATGGGCAATGTAACGTCTGGTGTGGCTGCAAAGTTTGCGTTCTTTCCACCAGACCCGCCGACCTATGATGTGTCGAAGGACGAAGGAGGGAAGCTTGTGTTCTCTGGAGTCtcgggagataagaacatggatGTGCATTTGGTTGAGACCAAAGGAGGAAACAAAGTCGTTGCCACGTTTTGGAAGCACCCTTTTGCCAGGTTCACCATTCTTTACTCGCATGGCAATGCTGCTGATTTGGGTCAGATGCATGAGCTCTTCATTGAGCTCAGGGCTCACCTCAGGGTTAATATCATGAG CTATGATTATTCAGGATATGGAGCATCCAGCGGTAAG CCATCTGAGTTCAACACCTATCATGACATAGAAGCTGTGTACAATTGCTTAAAGAGCGAATATGGAGTAAAGCAAGAAGATTTGATACTTTACGGCCAATCTGTTGGAAGTGGACCAACACTGCACATGGCTTCTCGGTTAAAGAGGTTGAGAGCTGTTGTTCTTCATAGTGCAATCCTTTCAGGCATACGAGTCTTGTATAATATCAAAGTGACATTTTGGTTCGACATTTTTAAA AATATAGACAAAATACGGCATGTCACCTGTCCGGTTTTAGTTATACAT GGAACAGAAGATGACATTGTTGATTTGTCCCATGGGAAGCGTTTATGGGAACTCGCCAAGGAAAAATATGACCCCTTATGGGTCAAGGGCGGAGGCCATTGCAACCTAGAGACGTATCCAGAGTACATTAAGCACTTACGCAAGTTCATAAATGCCATGGAGAAACTCTCACTCTCGAATCAAACGAAGAAAGAACTCACTTCTACCCCAAGTATTGAATTAAAACACAACAAGTGCTTGAGATTTGGAAAGAAATAG